From the Rhodoferax mekongensis genome, one window contains:
- a CDS encoding cbb3-type cytochrome oxidase subunit 3: MDIDVNNLRSITTVISFVVFIAIVRWAWSKSRSSDFQEAANLPFEQD; this comes from the coding sequence ATGGACATCGATGTCAACAACCTGCGCTCTATCACCACGGTTATCAGTTTCGTGGTCTTTATCGCCATTGTTCGCTGGGCCTGGTCCAAGAGCCGTTCCAGCGACTTTCAAGAGGCCGCCAACCTGCCTTTCGAGCAGGACTGA
- the ccoP gene encoding cytochrome-c oxidase, cbb3-type subunit III — MSDFTSNFWSVYVTAVTVIGIVACLFLLWFSGKAKAMTANDNTTGHVWDGDLREMNNPLPRWWVGLFVITIVFAGVYLAFYPGLGNSAGKLGWTSTGQLQAEIAKGEADIAPIYARFDSMTPEDMAKDPQAHAIGERLFMNNCSQCHGSDAHGSKGFPNLTDADWLHGGTPDKIIETLNQGRIGQMPPMAAAVGTADDVKNVANYVLSLSGSPNDSVRAALGKPKFAACAACHGADGKGNQALGAPNLTDDIWLHGYGENAIINMVNNGKVNQMPAQAQKLSPAQIKVLASYVWGFSNTGAAK; from the coding sequence ATGAGTGACTTCACAAGCAACTTCTGGTCGGTCTATGTGACCGCCGTCACGGTCATCGGCATCGTGGCCTGTCTGTTCCTGTTGTGGTTCAGCGGTAAAGCCAAGGCCATGACCGCCAATGACAACACAACCGGTCACGTCTGGGACGGCGACCTGCGTGAAATGAACAACCCCTTGCCCCGTTGGTGGGTAGGCTTGTTTGTCATCACCATCGTGTTTGCCGGCGTGTATCTGGCTTTCTACCCCGGCTTGGGTAATTCCGCCGGCAAGCTGGGCTGGACTTCGACCGGCCAGCTGCAAGCCGAAATCGCCAAGGGTGAGGCCGACATCGCGCCCATCTATGCGCGCTTTGACAGCATGACGCCTGAAGACATGGCCAAGGACCCGCAGGCCCATGCCATCGGTGAGCGTTTGTTCATGAACAACTGCTCCCAATGCCACGGTTCGGACGCCCATGGCTCCAAAGGATTTCCCAACCTGACCGATGCTGACTGGCTGCACGGCGGCACACCCGACAAGATCATCGAGACACTGAACCAGGGTCGTATCGGCCAGATGCCACCCATGGCAGCAGCCGTCGGTACCGCAGATGACGTGAAGAACGTAGCGAACTACGTGCTCAGTCTGTCGGGCAGCCCCAACGACTCGGTGCGTGCTGCTCTGGGCAAGCCCAAGTTCGCGGCTTGTGCAGCCTGCCACGGGGCAGACGGCAAGGGCAACCAGGCGCTCGGTGCACCGAACCTGACCGATGACATCTGGCTGCATGGCTATGGTGAGAACGCCATCATCAATATGGTGAACAACGGCAAGGTCAACCAGATGCCCGCGCAGGCGCAAAAACTGTCTCCCGCGCAGATCAAGGTTCTGGCGTCCTATGTCTGGGGTTTTTCCAACACCGGTGCTGCCAAGTAA